The Chryseolinea soli nucleotide sequence GCTGCCTTTATCGTCTGCGACCCAATCATTATGAAAGCGATCAGCAATACCACCAGCAACCCAACGAACAACTCGGCAATTTGCACGGGTGTATGATAGGGAAAATTCGTAAGGACGACCTTCTCGAAAAAGACGTACGTTGCCGGCAGGGCAATGAGCGCCGCCGTCGCCAGGAGCAATAGGAAATCGCGGCTCAGCAAGAATACAAGGCTGCCCGAGGTGGCGCCCATGATCTTTCGGATGCTGATCTCTTTTAGTCTGGTCTCGGTGGTGAACACCACCATTCCGAACAATCCCATCGATGCGATCGAAATGGCAAGGAACGAAAGGAAGCCAATGATCTTCACCATGGCGGAAAATTCACTGTAAGCTGCTTCTATGGCTTTGTCATAAAATTCGGCCTGAAAGGGATGAATACGGTCGGTCTTCTTCCATACGGACTCGATCTTCGCCAGGGTCCCCACCATGTCGGTGCTTTGGATTTTGGCATTAATGACGGCCCGGTCGCCGGGTGTCCAAAACATGAAGGCTACCGGCTCGATGAGGTTCTCGACCCTGCCGTAGTGAAAGTCTTTCATCACTCCAACAATGGTCATCTTACGTCCATGTACCTGGAAACTATTGAAGGTGATCTCCTCCCCGATGGCTTTCTCAGGGTCGCCGGCACCGATGTTAAGTCGTTTTAACACTTGCTCGTTAACGATCACTTCCGTGGCAGCGTTCGCCGTGGTGGGTCGCGCCTTAAAATTTCCGCCTGCTGCGAGCTTGTGCTCATGCAACGGCAAATAGTTTTCGTCGACGTGGTTGGTCAAGACCAGCACGGAGTCGCGCGAATCTTCGGATTTCATATAACCTCCCCAGGCATTCCCGATACTGGTGATGATCAACGAACGGGAGAGCGCCGTTACTTCAGGCATCTCGCCCAGTTCCTTGAGAAGGACATCAGGATTATTGCCCTGCATATTAATGTTCAGGATGTTCTCTGTTTTGAAGCCCAGGTCGAATGCTAATATGTTTTTATACTGCACATAGCCGACCGCGGTTGCGGTTATAAAGATCAGTGTGACCGTGTATTGAATCACCACCAGCGTGCGTTTGACCATGACGTGTTGAAATACTTTCACCGACGACACATTCCTGAGTGCATTGATCGCGCTGACTTTCGAGAAGAACAGAGCAGGCATGAAGCCGGCCACCATACCTACTGCAATCGAAAAGACGATAAAGGCGACGACCATGGACGGTGTGAGCTCCAGTTTCACCATGTGTTGCATCTCGGGCGCTATGTTTATCAGCTGTGGCCGCAACAGGAGAAATATCGCGTATGAAAGAAGAAGGGCAGCCAGGGAGATGATAATCGCCTCCGCGAGGAATTGATACCGTATCTGGCTTTTTCCCGCGCCGATCGCTTTGCGAAGACCGACTTCCTTAAAGCGGCGCATGGCACGTGCCATCGACAGATTGGAATAGTTAAAACACGCACACAATATCACAACGAACGCAAGGCCCCCGAGTATCCAAACCACAACGGGAGGCATGTGCGGGCCGGTAGGGCCCATGGGGCGACGGAGCTCCTCTCCGACCACAATCTCATCTAAAGGAAGAAGCTCGAGTTGAATCTTTGTGCGCTCCTCCGCTCGATTCTCCTCTCTGGCAATGGCATCGAGCTGCGACTGGATGGAGACCTTATCGGCATTTTCGGGTAGAAGGAGATACACGTAGTTCGAATACATATTTTCCCACGCCTCAAAACGCTGATCGTTTTTATTGATTTTCTCCGCCGTGGCGAACGAGACGAGTGCTTCGAAGTGGATATGCGAAAAGAAGGGAACGTCCTTCATGACACCGGTCACCTGGTAATCCAGTGTATCGAACTTGATCGCCTTGCCAAGCGCCGATCCGTTGCCGAAGAGTTTCTTCGCGGCGGTCTCCGTGAGAACGATCGAGTAAGGATCGTTGAGCGCCGTTGCGGGATTGCCCTCCAGCATCGGAAACGTGAATATCCTGAACAATGATGGCTCGGCCCAGAAGCCCTTGATGGGAACCACGTTGTCGCCAACTTTCGC carries:
- a CDS encoding ABC transporter permease translates to MSVRQPTHDSDRDNHPQPPRWAQRFVEWYCKPQLAEDLLGDLHEYFERNVESIGSRRAKLIYIIDAFKFFRPYTVRAPKFIKLFINWIMIGSYIKTSGRNLMRNKLFSFINIVGLAVSMSVGLLLIAFVLDLYSYDKFHENGDRIYRITNAVASNGVQNGKFGTTSIKTGKLIREKMTGVEEVAILRSDFSQDAKVGDNVVPIKGFWAEPSLFRIFTFPMLEGNPATALNDPYSIVLTETAAKKLFGNGSALGKAIKFDTLDYQVTGVMKDVPFFSHIHFEALVSFATAEKINKNDQRFEAWENMYSNYVYLLLPENADKVSIQSQLDAIAREENRAEERTKIQLELLPLDEIVVGEELRRPMGPTGPHMPPVVVWILGGLAFVVILCACFNYSNLSMARAMRRFKEVGLRKAIGAGKSQIRYQFLAEAIIISLAALLLSYAIFLLLRPQLINIAPEMQHMVKLELTPSMVVAFIVFSIAVGMVAGFMPALFFSKVSAINALRNVSSVKVFQHVMVKRTLVVIQYTVTLIFITATAVGYVQYKNILAFDLGFKTENILNINMQGNNPDVLLKELGEMPEVTALSRSLIITSIGNAWGGYMKSEDSRDSVLVLTNHVDENYLPLHEHKLAAGGNFKARPTTANAATEVIVNEQVLKRLNIGAGDPEKAIGEEITFNSFQVHGRKMTIVGVMKDFHYGRVENLIEPVAFMFWTPGDRAVINAKIQSTDMVGTLAKIESVWKKTDRIHPFQAEFYDKAIEAAYSEFSAMVKIIGFLSFLAISIASMGLFGMVVFTTETRLKEISIRKIMGATSGSLVFLLSRDFLLLLATAALIALPATYVFFEKVVLTNFPYHTPVQIAELFVGLLVVLLIAFIMIGSQTIKAARSNPAEVLKSE